A stretch of DNA from Myxococcales bacterium:
GCGCTTCGGCAGCGCAATCGGCGTCGCCGCGCTGAAGACCCGAGGCTTTCTGCCCTGGGCCGGCGTCGCTGTCGCCTACGAGCACTACTTCGAGAGTGGTGGCCGCGCGTCGGCGGAGTTCCTGCGCGGTGGGCTGCGCCTCGGTCTGATGTGGGATCCGTGAGGCCCAAGCCAGCGTGCATCACTTGTCTGGAACGGCACCATCAGGGCCCGCGAGCGCTATTTTTCCAGCGGTTCGATCAGCAGGTTGACGGTCCCAGCAGCGATGGGCCGCGCGCGGTCCTCTTGCCAGGCCTCGACCCAGACGCTCGCCACGCGGCGGCCGTGCTTGGTCATGTGCGCTCGAGCGTAGGTGTCGACCGGCTTGCCTGAGCGCAAGTAGGCGACCGTGAGGTTGATGGTCTTCGGGATGACCACCGTCTCGGCCTCCCAAAACAAACGGAAGATGGCCGTCGACTCCAGGAGCGCGCCGATGGTCCCGCCATGGAGCGCAGGCAAAACCGGGTTGCCGATCAGCGGCTCGGTGAAGCGGAGCTTGCCGATCAGCTCACCCTCGATGATCTCGGCGTCGATGCCCAGCCAGCGTGCGTAGGGGATGGCCGCGAACAACGGACCAAAGTCGCCGGTCGCCTTGGCCTGATTGATGAGCCGGACCAACTCACTCATCTTTCGCCTCCGCCGACGATGGGTCGCCCGCGACCTTGGATCATGAAGCTGCCTGCAGCCGCAGCGATCGGATCGTCTTCGGAGTCGTGATAGGCGAGGCCGCGCACGAAGGCGATGTGGTGGGTCACCTTGAAACAGTTGGCTTTGCAGATCACGTCGCGACGAGGCTCACCCCGCCGCAGATAGTCGATGCGAAGATCGAGCGTCGCGATCGGCATCGGTTGTTTGAGCCGCATGAACACCGCTGCGCCGCAGGTTGCATCGAGCAGCGACGTCACCGCGCCGCCATGCAAGACACCGGTCTCCGGATTGCCCACGAGGTGCTCAGCGAACGGCAAGAGGATGGTCGCCTCACCGTCTGCAAAATCGATGAAGCGCAGACCGAGCGCGCGGTTGTGCGGGACCGCCTGTGTGAAACCCTGATCGAAGACCTTCAGCTTTTCGCGTTTGGTGTCGGCCTCGGCGCTCATCCGCTGCCACTGTAGCCGATGAAAAATCCACCAGCGACGTCCGGTGGATTAACGGGGAGCTGGGCACCGGCATCTGCCCTCCGAGACCTCGAAACACCACGGGTCGAACAGGAGAAAATCGAAACATGCGTCCCCTAAAAGTCCTCGCCGCCGCCCTCGCCCTCAGCCTCCTTGCCGCACCGGCCATGGCCGAAGCACGCCCAGCAAAGCCGCCCGCAGCCGCCAAGGTCGCCAAGGCCGGTAAGGCCGGCAAGGCCGGCA
This window harbors:
- a CDS encoding PaaI family thioesterase, producing the protein MSELVRLINQAKATGDFGPLFAAIPYARWLGIDAEIIEGELIGKLRFTEPLIGNPVLPALHGGTIGALLESTAIFRLFWEAETVVIPKTINLTVAYLRSGKPVDTYARAHMTKHGRRVASVWVEAWQEDRARPIAAGTVNLLIEPLEK
- a CDS encoding PaaI family thioesterase, whose amino-acid sequence is MSAEADTKREKLKVFDQGFTQAVPHNRALGLRFIDFADGEATILLPFAEHLVGNPETGVLHGGAVTSLLDATCGAAVFMRLKQPMPIATLDLRIDYLRRGEPRRDVICKANCFKVTHHIAFVRGLAYHDSEDDPIAAAAGSFMIQGRGRPIVGGGER